DNA sequence from the Staphylococcus epidermidis genome:
TTTTACTTCTTTAATTCCTATACCCCTTGCATAACCTTGATAAGCCAATGAACTATCAATATATCTATCACAAAGGACAATTTTACCTGCCTGTAAAGATGGGATAATCTTTTCAACAAGGTGTTCACGTCTAGATGCAGCGAACAGCATAGCTTCAGTTCGAATGTCTATACTATCTCCATCAAGTACAATACGACGTATTTCTTCACTAGTTAATACTCCACCAGGTTCACGTGTTGTAACAATATCATATTCTTTAGCTAATCTTTCGCTTACTTTTTTAATTACTGAGGTCTTTCCTGCTCCTTCTGGACCTTCAAACGTTATAAATGTAGACATTTCTTATTCATCCTTAACTAATATTTTTTTATGATTTAAACCTTCAACTTTAATATTTTGTTTATCATATTTATTTAATAAGTCTATCATATGAGACGTCACGACTTCTCCTTTAAACATCACCGGTATACCTGGAGGGTATGGAACGATATGTTGTGCTAAAACTTTACCTTCTGCCCTTTTAATAGACACTTCTTTCGTATTTTGAAAATGAACAGTTTTGTATTCGCTAAAACCCGTCATAAAATTAAGAGGTTTTATGTCGCGCGTACATTTTTTTGGCACGTTAATTTCTCTAATTTTTTCAATCAACAACTTAAAAGGAAATTTATCTCCTTCATGCCATAGGGGGAGAACGAGTAACACTTGATACATATCAGCTAATTCTACATAAATTTCTTTATCCTCAAACCATTTTTGCACATCATAACCTTCAACACCCTCAAAACTCACAACCAATTTTAAAGGATCCTCTGGTTCTATAACTGTAAATCCCATATTTACTAATAAATCAATTAACATCTTTCTTCGTTGGTCAAATAATGTAGAATCATATTCTTTATAAAATTTATTCGCTAATTCTAAACTAGACATAATGAGGTACGAAGGACTTGACGTTTGGAAATAAGTTAAATAATCTATGACTTGTTGTCTTAATGGTGCATCTTTATGTATATATATAACTGATCCCATTGTTAGTGCAGGGAGTGTTTTGTGATATGACTGCACAACGTAATCAGCATTAAAATTCATTGAGGATTCTGGAAATCCATATAAACCAAAATGTGCACCATGCGCTTCATCTACTAATATCGGTATCCCTCTGTGATGTAATTGTTTGATATATTGAGAAATATCAAAAGTTTCACCGTAATAATTAGGGTATGTACAGATGGCAAGTTTATAATATTGATTTTTATCTTGATTTATCTTTGGATTTACATATTGATTCGTTTTCTTACTGACATCTGTCTTAGTTATTGTCGCTTGTTGTTGTGTTATGTCTAAACCGTGAAATACTGATTTATGAACATTTCTACTAATTAAATATTTACCTTTTCTTGTCGAAAACGCTTGGATAACCGATAATATACCTGAAGTCGTTCCGTTAACTAATAAGAAAGCATCATAGTTTTTATGTTTCCTAAAATTCTCCATGCTTTCTAAAATAATTCCTTCAGGATAATGCATATCATCTAATCCAGTAATTTCTGTCATATCCATTGCTAAATCAAGCCTATTTAAGTAGCCGATTGTCATGTTTTTATGTCCAGGAACATGCATAGAGATAGCTTTTTTCTCTATCAAGTGATTTAATTTTTGAATTATTGGTCTTTTCATATTAATAACTCTCTCTAAATTTAATTTTTCATCTTATATGAGACAAATCATCATCATTCTTATTAACCCAATTCCTTTTTAACAAGCCCATTACATAGCAATCTCTATATTCTCCCCTTGTATAGAAGTGTTCCTTTAACGTTCCTTCTATTTCGAAATTATTACTTTGATAGATATGTACTGCTTTCTCATTCTTAATATCCACATATAAGTATACCTTATTCATATTTAATACTAAAAAAGCATAGTCAATAGCCATTTTAAAGGCTTTTTTCGCGTACCCATTATTTGCATACTGCGGATCGATAATAATTAACACTTCACAAGTTCTATGTATAAAGT
Encoded proteins:
- the tmk gene encoding dTMP kinase; translated protein: MSTFITFEGPEGAGKTSVIKKVSERLAKEYDIVTTREPGGVLTSEEIRRIVLDGDSIDIRTEAMLFAASRREHLVEKIIPSLQAGKIVLCDRYIDSSLAYQGYARGIGIKEVKLLNEFAINGLYPDLTIYLDVDAEIGRQRILKNNREQNRLDKEEKAFHEKVIEGYQKVISDNPHRFIKVNANHSLDKVVEETYQSIIKYLK
- a CDS encoding aminotransferase class V-fold PLP-dependent enzyme; the protein is MKRPIIQKLNHLIEKKAISMHVPGHKNMTIGYLNRLDLAMDMTEITGLDDMHYPEGIILESMENFRKHKNYDAFLLVNGTTSGILSVIQAFSTRKGKYLISRNVHKSVFHGLDITQQQATITKTDVSKKTNQYVNPKINQDKNQYYKLAICTYPNYYGETFDISQYIKQLHHRGIPILVDEAHGAHFGLYGFPESSMNFNADYVVQSYHKTLPALTMGSVIYIHKDAPLRQQVIDYLTYFQTSSPSYLIMSSLELANKFYKEYDSTLFDQRRKMLIDLLVNMGFTVIEPEDPLKLVVSFEGVEGYDVQKWFEDKEIYVELADMYQVLLVLPLWHEGDKFPFKLLIEKIREINVPKKCTRDIKPLNFMTGFSEYKTVHFQNTKEVSIKRAEGKVLAQHIVPYPPGIPVMFKGEVVTSHMIDLLNKYDKQNIKVEGLNHKKILVKDE
- a CDS encoding GNAT family N-acetyltransferase encodes the protein MTLIIRALEKTDLSFIHHLNNEYSIMSYWFEEPYQSLSELENLYTKHILDETERRFIVEEGSTSVGMVELLEINFIHRTCEVLIIIDPQYANNGYAKKAFKMAIDYAFLVLNMNKVYLYVDIKNEKAVHIYQSNNFEIEGTLKEHFYTRGEYRDCYVMGLLKRNWVNKNDDDLSHIR